A stretch of DNA from Candidatus Rubrimentiphilum sp.:
ACGTGGCGGGACTGCTGGTCGATGCCGAAGCGTGCGGCCGCCCCGCGGTTCCGGGCCTGCTGCGCGTCGTCTTGGGCGTCGGGCAGCGCGTCGATCGCCTCAGAAAAGGCCTCTGGGGAGCTGGCGACGAGCCGGCCGGCCCCTCCCAGCACCTCCCGAACGACGGGTGCGTCAGCCGCGATCACAGCGGTTCCGGCCGCCAGGGCTTCCACCAGCACCAGCCCTTGAGTCTCGGTCACGCTCGGAAAAACAAACGCGTCAACGCTTGCATAAAGATCGGGCAGTTCGTCTCGTCCTACCTCGCCCAAAAACCGTACGCGTCCGCCTAAATTCAACTCGTTCGCGCGCGTCTCCAACGCTTCGCGCTCGGGGCCGTCGCCGGCGATCACCAGACGCGCCGAAGTCTTCGTCAGCGTCAGCGCATCGAGCAGCACTTCGACGTTCTTCTCGCGTCCCAAACGCCCGACGAAAAGCAACAGCCGGTCACCGGATCGCGCGCCCAGCGATTGCCGCAGATCCGCGCGCCGTTTTCCGGAACCGAAATGCTCGAGATCGATTCCGCTCGGAACGACTTCAATGTGTGCCGTAACGCCGATTTCCGCGAGTCTTTGACGCATCGCCGGCGTCGGCACGATCACCGCGTCGGCTAAGTTCGCAAAGCTGCGCGTCAACGTCGAGGCTGCGAAACGCGTCGCCTTCGGATCGAACGGCAAGTAGTGCACGTACTCTTCCAAACGCGTGTGGTACGTGTACACCAGCGGCACGTGCAACCGCCGCGCATAGCGCACACTCATCCATCCCGTTACGAACGGCGAGTGCGCGTGGAGCACGTCGAGATGGTTGATGATGCCGCGCCGGTTGCGGCGGCTGACCAGCGGAACGGTCAAACGGTACGGCGTCGAGATGGGCAGCGGCAGCGAAGGCATCCGCAGAGCTCCGTCGCCTTCATCCGATCCGGGGATATGGGGCGCGAAGCAGTAGACGTCGTGCCCCAGCGCGCGCAAGCCCCCCGCCAGCCCGTCGACCGATGCCACAACCCCGTTGATTATCGGGCGATAGACCTCCGTAAAAAAGCCGACTCGCATGGGGACGGTCATCTTTACAGGGGACGCCTGGTGGCGCCTCTAGGGGAAAGAGGGGGCACCTTCTTGGCTGTGACTTTTGGCATAGGCCGCCGTTCGTAAAGGCATGGTATAGTGCCCGGGATGCCGGGCGCCTCCCGAGGCTCCGGCACCGGAATAACCTTTCCTTGGCGTGTCCGACTCGGATCCGTCAACGCATACAACCGAACCGCGTACCACTGCCGCACCAAGGGCAGCTTGTAAGCCGCCTTTAGCCCCGCCGTGGGTTTTCGCAGAACAGGAGATGGGTTGATAGGACGTACTCACCGGCGCACGAGCGAGCTGATGGCCGCCGGCGCCCTAGTCCTGAGCCTCGTGACCGCAGGCTTTCTTAGTAACCCCCCTCCGGCGCTCGCCGCCGGCCCCGAAACCACCGCCCCGCAGCACTCCATCACGTTCGATTCGCAAGAACAAGAGACGGTATTGCTTTCGGCTGCGCGCACGGTCGGCGACTTCCTGAAAGAGCGCGGTATAACGGTAGGAGCGGGCGATTATATTCATCCGTCGGCCGATACGCTGATCACCGGCGACATGCAGATCGAATATTCGGCGGCGGTTCCGGTAACGTTCGTGAGCGGACAAACGCATCAAGAGATCGTCAGCAACGCGGCAGACGTCGGCGCTTTGCTCGAAGAGCGCGGCGTACATTTGGGAACCTACGACACCGTTTCGCCGTCACTGGCGGATCCGATCGTCGCCGGAGAAACGATCCGGATCACGCGGATTGCAAAATGGATTTCCGCGCAGAAGATTCACATTGCGCCCAAGACGATCAACGAGATCGATTTCGCACTGGCGCCCGGCAAGACGAAGATCGTTTCAGCCGGAAGCGCCGGCGTACGCTTGGCGATCATCAGTTTCGTCAGCACCGACGGCAAAGTGCAAAAACGCGTTCTCGCATCGCATCTTTTGCGCAAACCGAAAAACCGCATCTTGGCTGTCGGCGTCGGCACCTATGCGGCGTTTGCTGAGTTCGCGCAGCGCGGTCTGCAGAAAACCGCCTATATCGCCGCCGATGCTCTCGACATGGTCGCCACAGCGTATACTGCGGCGTGCTCGGGGTGCAGCGGATACACCGCGACCGGTTATCGCGCCGGGCGCGGTATCGTCGCAGTAGACCCGCGCATCATTCCGCTCGGCACCAAGCTCTTCATACCGGGATACGGCTTCGCGATTGCCGGCGACACCGGCGGCGCGATCGTCGGTCACCGGATCGACCTCGGATTCAATTCCGAGAGCGACGCGATCCAGTTCGGCCGCCGCCCAATAAAAGTCTACACGCTCCGCTAGAGAAAACGATGCTCCCATGCACGCGCGGGAGCTGCTCCGGCAATTCGGTTACCGCCCCAAGAAGCGGCTAGGCCAAAACTTTCTCATGGATTCCGGCGCGGCGGCTCGCATCGCGAGCCTCGTCGCGCCTGCTGCCGGCGCGCGCCTTCTGGAAATAGGTCCGGGAACGGGCACGCTGACGCAGGCGCTGCTCGAGACGAAAGCGGACGTCACCGCGATCGAAATCGACGAAGACATGGTACGCATTCTGCGCTCGCGCAACGATCTTGCCGGAGCCGCGATCGTGCACGCCGATGCACTAACCTTTGATTATGCAGCGTTTGCCGGCGGCGAAGCCTGGCGGTGTACGGGGAATCTTCCATACAATATCGCGACGCCGCTGATCATGCGTTTCATCGAAATGACCGGCGGGCCTGAGCTGCTGGTCGTCATGCTGCAAAAAGACGTGGCCGACCGTTTGCGCGCCAAACCCGGAGACCGCGCCTACGGCAGTCTCTCGGTCGCGGTTCAGTACAGGATGCAGGTCGAACGCGCGTTTACGCTCACTCCGCGCGTGTTCTATCCGCAGCCCAAGGTAGACTCGGCAGTCGTGCGATTGCAGCGGCTCGCAAGGCCCGCAGTAGCGGTCGCCGACGAGGCGCGCTTTCTGCAGGTCGTGCGCGGAGCGTTCGCGTACCGCCGGAAAACGCTCGCGAACAGTTTGTCGCTGGCGCTGGACATCGAACGCGCGGACGTAACGAACGCGCTACGGCAGCTCGATTACGATACGGAGATACGTGGAGAACAACTCGCAATCGGCGACTTTGCAAGAATCGCCGGCGTCCTTCCCGCCCGCTAGCAATTTTTCAGGACTCCGTTCGCTTGTAACGTTCGGGGCATTGTTCTTCGCCGTGATCGTCGGGAACGTGGCGCCGAGTATCCAATTTGTCATCGCGCACATGATGGATCGCAACGCGCTCTTGCATCCGCCCGCGGGCGTCTCTCTGGCCACCTTGGCGGGCACGGATTTGGCTGCGATCATCTGCCTAGTGGCGCTGCTGCCGTGGACGGCCCGCACATCGCTCGCAGGGCTCGGGTTTCGAGCGCCGACCGCGCGCACGATCGGCATCGCTGCGATCGGCGCGCTCGCCATGATCGTTCTGACGAACGGTTTGGCATCGTTGCTTGAAACCGCTTTGCACATCAAGGTGCCCGAACAAGCCGTCACCTTGTTCCTGAGCATGAAGACTCCGGCCGGCAAAGCGACGTTCGCGTTTATGGGTATCGTCCTCGCGGCAATCGCCGAAGAGCTGGTCTTTCGCGTCTTTCTTTTCAACGCGATCCGCAGATACGCCAATTTTTGGCTTGCGGCGACGGTAAGCGGCTTGCTGTTCGGATTCGCTCACGCGCAATTCGGTTTCACGCTCGCCCAAAACCTGATTCTCGCCGTGCCGCTGGCCATAGGCGGCATCATCCTTTGCGCCGTCTATGCCAAAACCAGAAATGCCTACGCCTCGATGATTACGCACGGCCTGTTCAATGCCGTTTCGTTCGTAGCTCTGTTCGTCGCGCCGCAACTCGCACAATGATGCTCGCCGTAGACGCCTGGAACCTCGCGGCCGACCGGCGCGGGATGGGGCGATACGTGCGGCGCGTCCTGTACGGTCTGCAAGCGCTCGGCGAAGATGATGTGAGCCTCATCGTCCGCGATCGGGGTACAGCGCAATCGCTGGAGGGCGAGTTCGACTATCCGCTGATTGAAACGCGCGAGTTGCGCAAAAAGCCGCCGCATACGGTGTGGTATCCATGGAACGGCATGCGTTTTGCACCGCATGCTCCATGCTTTGTCACGATCTACGATCCGTTTGCATTCACGTTTCCGCACAAAAACATCATCGCACGGGTGCGCGAACAAGCGCCCATTCGCCGCGCCGTGCGCGAAGCGGACGCGAAAGTCACGATCTCGGAATGGAGCGCCGGCGAGTTGCACAAACTGTTCGGCATCAATGCCGCCGGGATTGATGTGGTGCCGCCCGTCATCGAACCGTTTTGGCACCCCGTCGCGGCCGAACCCGGTTTGACATACGTGCTCTTCGTTGCCGGTCCGGACGAGCGCAAGAACGCGGCCTTACTTTTTGACGCGTTCGAGGCGGCATTCGAAGACCAAGCCGTCGAGCTGATGGTCGCCGGCGAACTCAACGCCGAGGATACGGGCAAATTCGAACGGATGCGCGCGCTCAAGCGGCGCGTACGGCCGGACGACGTAGAGCTGCGAAGCCTGTACTCCGGCGCCGTCGCCGTTGCCGTGCCGTCGCTGGCCGAGGGTTTCGGCTTGCCGGCGGTTGAGGCGATGGCGTGCGGCGCGCCGGTCCTCGCCGCCAATGCTGCGGCACTGCCCGAAGCCTGCGACGGAGGCGCACTATTGATCGATCCGAGCGACCGGATCGCTTGGCGTGACGCCTTGCTGAGCGTCCACAGGGATGCGCAACTGCGCGCGATGTTGCGGGAAGCCGGCCTGGCGCGCGTAGCGCGGTTCGATCCGCTCGCGCCGGCCCGCGGGATCCTGGAGGTTGTCCGGATGTTATCTTGAGCTGCGCGTTTCGTCCACAATAGCGCGCAGCCGTTCGACAAAACGCTCGGGCGAAAATTTCTCGGCGTGCGCGCGCAGCGTGCGCGGGTCGTACCGGGCCGGATCGAAGTTTTGCATCGCTTCGGCCAGCGCTTGCGCGGACGGCTCGTCAAAGAACTCGCCGGTTTGGCCCTCAACGATCGTTTCGAGTGCGCCGCCGGCGCGAAAAGCGATCGCCGGACGTCCCGTCGCGGCCGCCTCCAGCGGCACCAAGCCGAAATCTTCTTCGCCCGGTACGATCGCGGCTCGCGCATTTCCCAACAGACGATTCATCTCCGCGTCGTCGACGTACCCGGCCATCCGAACCCACGGGGACTCGGCTGCTAAGGCACGCAGCCGCCTTTCATCCGGTCCCGTGCCCACAACGACGAGCGCGACGTTCGCGATCGCAGCCGCACGGATCGCGAGTTCGATGCGTTTGTACGGCAGCAGGCGCGACGCAACGAGAAAATAGTTTCCTTCGCCCGTTCCCGCGCTAAAACGTTCGAGGTCGACAGGGCAGTGCAGCACCGTGCTCTCGCGCCCATAATACCGTTCGATGCGATCCGCGACGTTGCGCGAGTTCGCAATCAAACGCGTGGGCAGCTGCGCTGCGCGCTTATCCCACTCTATCAAGCGCCGGACAACCGGTCGAGCGACGAACGATGACCTGCCGACGTATTCGTCGTAGGCGAACGCAAACCGGCTGACGGTGTTCACATAACAGATGTGCACCGCACCCGGCGGAACCCGAATTCCTTTCGTCCATGCCGTCGTCGAGCTGACGATCGTGTCGAAGTCCGAGAAATCAAACCGTTCAAATGCGCGCGGATAAAATGGCGCGAGGTACCGGAAGTAGCGGTTCGCGCCGGGGATCGCATTTAAGTAGGAAACGCGCACGCGCTTGGGATCGACCAGATCGGCTGTCGCGTGCGGATCGTGCAGGGCCGTGTAAATGGGTGCGTCCGGGTAGGCGCGCGCGATGTGCGCGAAGACGCGTTCGGCGCCGCCCCGCTGATTTAGGTAATCGTGGACGAGCGCGACGCGCAAGCGGCCTATGGAGACGAGTTTTGCTGCGTCTCGCGCGGAAGCACGAGCGCGATGTTCGGCAGACCCAAATACTTGACGGCAACGCGCTGCAGGTCGGCGGCAGTCACGGCATTGATCGCCGCGATCGTCTGCGACACGTAGTCCGGCGGGAGCTGCCGGCTCACAAAAACGCTCGCCAGCCAAGCGCGATCGTGCAGCGACGTCGATTGTTCGAGGAAGCGGCCTACCGCGAACGCTTTCATGTCGCTGAGATCGCCTTGCAACTTGGCATGCCCCAGAACGTTCACGATCGTCAGTGCCGTCGCGAACACGCGCGTCGGGTCGCCGCCGCCGTCAACGTAGACGACGACGTTGGCGGGATGCGAATCGAAATTGTAGATTGCTCCGACGCCGCGCTGCGCTAGGGACGGCGTTGAAAGTGCCGGCACGCCGGCAACGTCGGCGAGCGTGCGCTGCAAGAGCGACGTCAGCACGAGCATCGCGCCGAAGTCGCGCCCCTGCAGATCCGGAGCTTTATACTGCGCAACCAGCCACGGCACCGGAATGTCCCGGCGCGCGATGAGTTGGCGCGAGTTCGAACTCAGGTCTGCCGTGGTTACCTTTGCGGCTACGGACGAGCCCGCAGGCAAAACATTCAGCACGTCGTCGAATGCGGCGGACGGCACGTTTTGGATTTTGCCGACAGTGCTGATGACTGCGCCGCCGCGCAGATAATGGGCCGCAAAGAAACTGCGCGCGTCGCTCGGGCGAAAACCGGCCAGCGTTTGCGGCAATCCCAACGGCGGCATGCCCGCATCGGAATTCTTGTAGAATGTGCGGTTGAGCATCTGCAAGCCGACGGCAAGCGCGAACTGTTGCGTCTGAGCACTTCGCGCGTTCAACGATTGGCGCGCTTGGCTGAGCGCTGCCGCGCTAAAATCCGGCCGCGCCAACGCGCTGCGAAAGAGCCCCAGCCCGGTTTCGTACGTGCCGGGCGTGCCTTCGAGATAGAAACGCACATCGTGCGGCCCGATGTCGTAGCCGATCGATCCGCCGTTGTCCGCGATCGCGTCTTGCAGTGACTCGTTGCCGGCTACGCGCGTCTGCAGAATCGCCTCCGCGACCAGCGCCGCGAGCCCATTCTGCGATGGGGTCTGACGGTCGAGTCCGGCCAGCACGCGTACCTGCGTACCGATCAGATCGGCCGCGGGATCGTCCTGGCGCACGAGCGTCCAGCCTATGCTGTTCGAAACGGAAAAAGTCGCCGATGCGCGCGCCGTCGCGCAGCAGAGGCACGAGACGGCGAGCAAAGCAACGAACGCAGCCAGTCGTTTCATGTCGCGCTGCTCGTTCCGGGCGTACTTTGAATCAAGTGCACGATGACCGGATGCGCGAGATACGTACGAACGGCCTGCGCAACGAATTGCGGGTCGAGCGAAGCGGCTGCAGCTAAATATGCTCCCGAATCGTTACCGGGAGCGTACTGCGCGTTGCCTTCGGCCGCATACCAGCCGGCGTTATCCGCACGGGCGACCGGCGTTTGGATCTGGCTCAAGATGTGATAGACGAACGCTTTTTGCGCGCGTGCAAAAACTGCCGCGTCCAGCGGCTTGGTCATTCCGGAAACCGCGTCGAGAATGTTCTGCTGCACGCTGCTCGCCGTGTCGCCCGAAACCGTGACGAGCAGAACGCCGGGATCGTGCAGCGTGATGAATTGACCCGTAACGAAGATGTCGGGGCGCGTGCGAATGCTCTGCGGCAGCGTGCCGTGATCGGGATCGAAAAGATAATCCGCCACAAAGTCCATGGCTGTAGCCGCGCGCGTATCGGAAATGCTCGGACCGGCCCATGCCACTCCTAAGCCCGCGGCGCGCGCGCTAACGGTGGATTCGCCCAGCTGAGCCGCGAGCTTTGAATCGAAGGGCACGTCAAGCGCGGGGCTCGCTGACGGCGGATTCACCGAGACCGCATTGCCGCCTAAAGAGATGACTGCATTCCCGGCTCGAAATGCTCGCGTCGCAAACGCCCGCACGTCGGACGGCGCGAGTGTTGCGAAGGCCGCCGCGTCCGGAACGGGCGCGTAATGCGCAGGGCCATCCGCGAACAGCCGCGCGAAGAGCGCGTCTTGCAGCGTGCGCGCGGAGTCAAAGGGTTGCTGAGCCGCCACGATCGCGCTGTCTTGCGCGGCAGCTTTTAGTCCGGCATCCGTTATCAGGCCGCTAAAATACGCGCCGGTCATGGCGCGCAGTACCGAAGCCGACGACGCGGCAGGTACGCTCGCGCCGATCATCGCGATGTCGGGATAAACTTCAATGGAAAGCGAACCGCCGAGCCGGTTCACGATTTCGCTGATCGACGATCCGCCGGCCGGCTTGGAAGCTGCGACAGCCGCGATTGCCATCCGGGCGATCCCGGGCGACTTGAGATCGTATCCGGCGGCCGGCGCGCGATACCACAGCTCGATCGCCGTAGTGGCGACCGTCGGATCGGAATGAACGGTAACGACTTGCGCCCGCGCCGGCGCGTTGAGCGCCGCTGCCAGACACAGAGCCGCCGCCGCACCGCGCACGGCTCGAACGATCATGCCGGTTCCGGTGAGATGTTGGGCGGCAGCCGCTTGGGTTTCTCCGCGCGCTTCCCTTCCTCGGTAACGGGCGCGGATGGCGGCGCAGCTTCCGCGGGCGGCTCGTCGCCGCGCACGAAAGGACGGCCTTCGAGGATCGCTTTGACCTCTTCACCTTCAACGGTTTCGTATTCGAGCAACGATCCGACCATGCGCTCGACTTTGTCCCAGTTTTCCAGCAACAGCGTGCGTCCGCGGTCGTAACAGCCTTCGATAATGCGGCGCACTTCGGTGTCGATCCGCGAGGCGATCTCTTCGGAGTAATTACGATCTTCGCCGAAGTCGCGTCCCAAGAAGACTTGGTGATTGCCGCGGCCGTACTGAATCGGCCCGAGCGTATCGGACATGCCGTACTGCGTCACCATGCGGCGCGCGAGTTCGGTGGCTTTCTCGAAGTCGTTGCTCGCGCCGGTCGTGACGTCTTTGAACTTGATCTCCTCGGCCAACCGTCCGCCCAGCATGCGGCTGACGATGGCCAGCAGCTCTTCTTTCGTTTGGCTGTGCCGGTCATCTTCGGGCAGCGACCAAGTGATGCCGAGCGCCATGCCGCGCGGAATGATCGTCACCTTGTGGATCGCGTCGCCCTTGTCGGTCAATCCGCCGACGATCGCGTGGCCGGATTCGTGATAGGCCGTGATCTCCTTTTCTTTTTGCGACATCACGATCGAACGGCGTTCGGGACCGACGATGACGCGATCGATCGCCTCGTCGCAATCGTTCATCTCGATCGTGGTCTTGTTGCGGCGCGCGGCCAGCAGCGCCGCTTCGTTCAGCAAGTTCTCCAGGTCGGCGCCCGAGAATCCGGGCGTGCGTTTGGCCAGCGTTTCCAGCGCGACTTCCTTGGCCAGCGGTTTATTGCGCGCGTGAATTTCGAGAATCTTCTGGCGGCCTCGCACGTCGGCGCGGTCGACGACAATTTGACGGTCGAAGCGTCCCGGACGCAAGAGCGCCGGATCGAGCACGTCGGGGCGGTTGGTCGCGGCGATCAGAATCACGCCGGTGTTTTGATCGAAGCCGTCCATCTCGACGAGTAATTGGTTCAGCGTCTGCTCGCGCTCGTCGTGTCCGCCGCCGAGCCCTGCACCGCGCTGACGTCCGACTGCGTCGATCTCGTCGATGAAGACGATGCACGGCGCCGACTTCTTGGCTTGGTCGAAAAGGTCGCGCACGCGCGATGCGCCGACGCCGACGAACATCTCGACGAAGTCGGAGCCGGAGATCGAGAAGAACGGCACGCCGGCCTCGCCGGCGATAGCGCGCGCCAGCAGCGTCTTGCCGGAACCCGGCGGTCCTAACAGCAGCACGCCTTTGGGAATGCGCGCACCCAACGCTTGAAATTTCTTCGGATATTTCAAGAACTCGACGATCTCGCCAAGCTCTTCTTTGGCTTCGTCAACGCCGGCCACGTCGTTGAACGTCACCTTGGGACGGTTCTCGGAGAGCGTCTTGGCGCGCGAGCGCCCAAACGAGAGCGCTTGATTTCCTCCGCTCTGCGCTTGCCGCAGAATGAGGAAGATGAGAAACGCGACGATGACAAACGGAACGGCGGTGAGAGCGAACGTCAGGACATTCGAAGAAGGCACGGTTTCGAATTTTACGCTGCCCTTTACGTGACGCATCACTTGATCGACGAACGCCGAGTCGCGATTTGGAAGCGACGTCATATAATGCGTGTTGTCCGTAAGCGTGCCGGTGACGTCGGTCCCGACGGCGTCGAACGTCTTTACTTGATTCGCAACGAGCTTCTGGTGGAACGCGTTGTAATCGAGCTGCACGACTTCCGTCGGCGGCACCACGATGCGCTGCACGATAAGGACAACCACGGCGAACGCGACGAGGATGAGGAGGATGGCCCGAATATTCTTGCTCACAATTATTCCGAAAACACCCAGGACTGCAGCTGCGCGAGGTAGGGGAGGTTGCGATAGTTTTCTTGGTAGTCCAAACCGTACCCTACGACAAACACCTCAGGCGCGACCAAACCGACGTAATCCACGGGCACCTCGACGCGCCGGTTGTACGGTTTATCGAACAGGACGCACGATCGCAGACTGGCCGGTTCGCGCCCGGAGAGTAACGAACGAAGGTACTGCAGCGTGAGCCCGTTGTCGATGATATCCTCGATCACGAGCACGTTTCTGCCCGCAATCTTTTCACCGGTATCCTTCAGCAATCGCACCTCTCCGCTCGACCGGGTCGAGTTTCCATAACTGGAAACGACGATGAAGTCGAGTTCGATTCTGCTGGGGCCGTCGGGCAGGCGCGAGAGGGCTCGAACCAAGTCCACAGTCACATACAGCGCTCCCTTTAACACGCCCAGCACGAGGAGCGGTTTCCCGGCGTAATCACGGGCAATCTCACGCGCCAAACGCTCGATGGCAGCCGCGATCTCCTCGACTGAAAAGAGTTCCTTTTCGATCGTCTTTTCGTAGGTCAGCGTGCCGCTCATCACTTCCGTTGTACGACCAAGGCCCCCCCGGCGACTTCAATTTCGACCCCCGGAGCCATGAAAAAGCGGCCGGAGGCTCCCTGCTGGAGGGCCCGGACCGCAGCCTCGACGTGCTCGAAATCCACCCCGTCCAACGCCTCGTGCTCGCGCAGCGCCTGCCGGACCTGCCGTCGCGCCGCGGCCAGCGGCGTGGCCGCGAGCTCGGCGCCCACGACTTCGGCGGCCCGGGCGACGGCTGCGTCGAGGCCGGGGAATAGCGGCCGCAGGGCTTCGAGCGCCAGCCGGACGGCGTTGCGCCGCAGCGTCCGGTCGGCGTTGGTCGGATCGATTGCGTACGGCAGGCCCGCGAACTGGACGTACGAGCGGAGCTCTTCGCGCTCGAGGCGCAGCAGCGGACGGGCAAGCTCGAGATCCATTCCGAGCGCGCGTCGCGCCGGCATGCCCGCCAATCCATCGGCTCCCGCTCCGCGAAAGAGCGCGAGCAGTACCGTTTCAGTTTGATCGCCGGCCGTGTGGCCCGTGGCAACAACGGTAGCGCCGGCCTCGCGCGCCAGTCTTTCGAGGGCCTCGTATCGGGCTTCGCGCATCGCGGCTTCGTCCCGCCGGCGCAGCTGTAATCCCATCACCTTTAATGGAAGGCCGAGAGCTGCCGCGACGCGCAAAACGACGGCCTCGTCTTGCCAAGCCGATTCGCGCACGCCGTGGTTGACGTGCGCCAGCGTCAGGCGCAGACGCAGCGGCTTCAAAAGCGCCTGCAAAATCGCGGCCAGCGCCACGCTGTCGGAGCCGCCGCTACAGGCGATCAAGACGTGCTCGCCGGCGCGAATCGCGCCGTCGCGCTTCACGCTCTGCTCGATCCCCAGCAACGGCTTGGTGCCTCGCATCAGCGGGAGTGGCGAGCGATCTCGCGCTCGACGTCGCGCTTGGCGGTGTCCGCGCGTTTATCCCAGAGTTTTTTGCCGCGCGCCAGGCCGATTTCCACTTTGGCTTTGCCGCGTGTGAAGTACAGACGCAGTGGAACCAGCGTCAGGCCTTTTTCGGAAGCCTTCCCGCCCAAACGCACGATCTGTTCTTTGTGCAACAGCAGTTTGCGCGGACGATCCGGCTCGACGTTCGAGAAGCTCCCTTGTTTATATGCCGGGATGTGCATGCCGAGCAGCCACATCTCTCCGTCCCGGAGCCGCGCGTAGGCTTGATTCAGGCTGATGCCGCCCGCCCGGATCGATTTGATCTCGGTTCCGGTGAGCGCGATACCGGCCTCGAGCGACTCCAGAATGTGAAATTCATGGCGCGCGCGGCGGTTGTCTACCGCGGGCGCTGCTTTCTTGACGGCTTTGGCAACTCGCGTTTGTTTAGATTTTGCCATCGGCCAAATGATCGTCGGCATCTTCGACGCGTCCTTGCGCGACGAACCGGCCCTCCGCCTCGACGAGCACCGCGCCGGTTTCGTCGCTGACGTGGGCTTCGATCTCCAAAACGTTGCGGCGCATCCACTTGATGCGTCCCTCGATCGCGATCGGCGCGTTCAGCGGAACCGGTTTGCGAAAGCGCGCGTTCATGCTGCCGGTCACGCCGCGATAGCCGGCGTATCCCGCCGCGTGCGCCATCGCTTCGTCGAGCAGCGCCAGCGCGACGCCGCCGTGTGCGATGCCCCGCCACCCTTGAAACTGATCGCCCAGCGTGGCGCGCGCACGGACGCCGTCGTCGCCGTTCCGTTCAAACTTGAGGTGCATGCCGATCTCGTTTTCCGGTCCGCATGCGAAACAGTGGCCGTCGTCGATCGGCCTCATCGGCCTTGCTCGAGCCGCGTCGCGAGTACTTCGGGCAAACCGGCCGCCAAGATCTTTTCTTGAACGGCTCTAATCGGATACT
This window harbors:
- a CDS encoding 3D domain-containing protein, whose product is MIGRTHRRTSELMAAGALVLSLVTAGFLSNPPPALAAGPETTAPQHSITFDSQEQETVLLSAARTVGDFLKERGITVGAGDYIHPSADTLITGDMQIEYSAAVPVTFVSGQTHQEIVSNAADVGALLEERGVHLGTYDTVSPSLADPIVAGETIRITRIAKWISAQKIHIAPKTINEIDFALAPGKTKIVSAGSAGVRLAIISFVSTDGKVQKRVLASHLLRKPKNRILAVGVGTYAAFAEFAQRGLQKTAYIAADALDMVATAYTAACSGCSGYTATGYRAGRGIVAVDPRIIPLGTKLFIPGYGFAIAGDTGGAIVGHRIDLGFNSESDAIQFGRRPIKVYTLR
- a CDS encoding glycosyltransferase — encoded protein: MRVALVHDYLNQRGGAERVFAHIARAYPDAPIYTALHDPHATADLVDPKRVRVSYLNAIPGANRYFRYLAPFYPRAFERFDFSDFDTIVSSTTAWTKGIRVPPGAVHICYVNTVSRFAFAYDEYVGRSSFVARPVVRRLIEWDKRAAQLPTRLIANSRNVADRIERYYGRESTVLHCPVDLERFSAGTGEGNYFLVASRLLPYKRIELAIRAAAIANVALVVVGTGPDERRLRALAAESPWVRMAGYVDDAEMNRLLGNARAAIVPGEEDFGLVPLEAAATGRPAIAFRAGGALETIVEGQTGEFFDEPSAQALAEAMQNFDPARYDPRTLRAHAEKFSPERFVERLRAIVDETRSSR
- a CDS encoding glycosyltransferase, producing MRVGFFTEVYRPIINGVVASVDGLAGGLRALGHDVYCFAPHIPGSDEGDGALRMPSLPLPISTPYRLTVPLVSRRNRRGIINHLDVLHAHSPFVTGWMSVRYARRLHVPLVYTYHTRLEEYVHYLPFDPKATRFAASTLTRSFANLADAVIVPTPAMRQRLAEIGVTAHIEVVPSGIDLEHFGSGKRRADLRQSLGARSGDRLLLFVGRLGREKNVEVLLDALTLTKTSARLVIAGDGPEREALETRANELNLGGRVRFLGEVGRDELPDLYASVDAFVFPSVTETQGLVLVEALAAGTAVIAADAPVVREVLGGAGRLVASSPEAFSEAIDALPDAQDDAQQARNRGAAARFGIDQQSRHVASLYEALRSREVQAATGAP
- a CDS encoding glycosyltransferase family 1 protein is translated as MMLAVDAWNLAADRRGMGRYVRRVLYGLQALGEDDVSLIVRDRGTAQSLEGEFDYPLIETRELRKKPPHTVWYPWNGMRFAPHAPCFVTIYDPFAFTFPHKNIIARVREQAPIRRAVREADAKVTISEWSAGELHKLFGINAAGIDVVPPVIEPFWHPVAAEPGLTYVLFVAGPDERKNAALLFDAFEAAFEDQAVELMVAGELNAEDTGKFERMRALKRRVRPDDVELRSLYSGAVAVAVPSLAEGFGLPAVEAMACGAPVLAANAAALPEACDGGALLIDPSDRIAWRDALLSVHRDAQLRAMLREAGLARVARFDPLAPARGILEVVRMLS
- the rsmA gene encoding 16S rRNA (adenine(1518)-N(6)/adenine(1519)-N(6))-dimethyltransferase RsmA gives rise to the protein MHARELLRQFGYRPKKRLGQNFLMDSGAAARIASLVAPAAGARLLEIGPGTGTLTQALLETKADVTAIEIDEDMVRILRSRNDLAGAAIVHADALTFDYAAFAGGEAWRCTGNLPYNIATPLIMRFIEMTGGPELLVVMLQKDVADRLRAKPGDRAYGSLSVAVQYRMQVERAFTLTPRVFYPQPKVDSAVVRLQRLARPAVAVADEARFLQVVRGAFAYRRKTLANSLSLALDIERADVTNALRQLDYDTEIRGEQLAIGDFARIAGVLPAR
- the ftsH gene encoding ATP-dependent zinc metalloprotease FtsH; amino-acid sequence: MSKNIRAILLILVAFAVVVLIVQRIVVPPTEVVQLDYNAFHQKLVANQVKTFDAVGTDVTGTLTDNTHYMTSLPNRDSAFVDQVMRHVKGSVKFETVPSSNVLTFALTAVPFVIVAFLIFLILRQAQSGGNQALSFGRSRAKTLSENRPKVTFNDVAGVDEAKEELGEIVEFLKYPKKFQALGARIPKGVLLLGPPGSGKTLLARAIAGEAGVPFFSISGSDFVEMFVGVGASRVRDLFDQAKKSAPCIVFIDEIDAVGRQRGAGLGGGHDEREQTLNQLLVEMDGFDQNTGVILIAATNRPDVLDPALLRPGRFDRQIVVDRADVRGRQKILEIHARNKPLAKEVALETLAKRTPGFSGADLENLLNEAALLAARRNKTTIEMNDCDEAIDRVIVGPERRSIVMSQKEKEITAYHESGHAIVGGLTDKGDAIHKVTIIPRGMALGITWSLPEDDRHSQTKEELLAIVSRMLGGRLAEEIKFKDVTTGASNDFEKATELARRMVTQYGMSDTLGPIQYGRGNHQVFLGRDFGEDRNYSEEIASRIDTEVRRIIEGCYDRGRTLLLENWDKVERMVGSLLEYETVEGEEVKAILEGRPFVRGDEPPAEAAPPSAPVTEEGKRAEKPKRLPPNISPEPA
- a CDS encoding CPBP family intramembrane glutamic endopeptidase, producing the protein MFFAVIVGNVAPSIQFVIAHMMDRNALLHPPAGVSLATLAGTDLAAIICLVALLPWTARTSLAGLGFRAPTARTIGIAAIGALAMIVLTNGLASLLETALHIKVPEQAVTLFLSMKTPAGKATFAFMGIVLAAIAEELVFRVFLFNAIRRYANFWLAATVSGLLFGFAHAQFGFTLAQNLILAVPLAIGGIILCAVYAKTRNAYASMITHGLFNAVSFVALFVAPQLAQ